The Oscillospiraceae bacterium genome contains a region encoding:
- the cotJB2 gene encoding spore coat protein CotJB — protein MKFLTYAQAQTELGALSFAMDDIRLFLDTHPCEQAALSMYASLGKNRGELAHVLAQKGRPVNFYDAGGTGHWNWTEGPWPWEKED, from the coding sequence ATGAAGTTTTTGACCTATGCCCAGGCCCAGACCGAGCTGGGCGCGCTGAGCTTTGCCATGGACGATATCCGCCTGTTTCTCGACACTCACCCCTGTGAGCAGGCGGCTCTTTCCATGTATGCGTCGCTGGGCAAAAACCGCGGCGAACTGGCGCATGTGCTGGCCCAAAAGGGCCGGCCGGTAAACTTTTACGATGCGGGCGGCACGGGCCACTGGAACTGGACCGAAGGCCCCTGGCCCTGGGAAAAGGAGGATTGA